The following coding sequences lie in one Arachis hypogaea cultivar Tifrunner chromosome 9, arahy.Tifrunner.gnm2.J5K5, whole genome shotgun sequence genomic window:
- the LOC112709895 gene encoding uncharacterized protein gives MKCRWCHKKFQVGTHPRWTFSSGRVHVLLSAFAISYLFWRFLHLLFRPSQVRDFSIESQIEDLQSINQVWSFYLIYFLSGDVIGRVFPANCCIDMKLFALHLIASLRKEWAL, from the exons ATGAAATGCCGTTGGTGTCACAAAAAATTTCAA GTCGGCACACATCCAAGGTGGACGTTCTCCTCAGGAAGGGTGCATGTGCTCCTCTCTGCTTTCGCCATCAGCTATCTTTTTTGGCGATTCCTTCAC CTTCTGTTTCGTCCGTCGCAGGTTAGGGATTTTTCCATAGAGTCTCAAATTGAAGATCTGCAATCAATCAATCAG GTATGGAGTTTCTACCTAATCTACTTCCTCAGTGGTGATGTGATTGGTAGAGTTTTTCCAGCAAA cTGTTGCATAGATATGAAGCTGTTTGCCCTGCATTTAATAGCTTCATTGAGAAAAGAATGGGCTTTGTGA